A window from Candidatus Rokuibacteriota bacterium encodes these proteins:
- a CDS encoding ABC transporter permease: MSLLLVQLLSGLANAMFLFLIASGLSLIFGVTRIVNFAHGSFYMLAAYFTYSLSAALPLGPAAFYAAAFLAALLVAALGGLVEVLLLRRVYRAPELYQLLLTFALVLVVADAVRFFWGADNKTGPVAPGLAGSVPIAGQLFPSYDLAVIIFGPLVALGLWLVFHRTRWGILIRAATQDREMVAALGVDQRRLFTGVFVLGSFLAGLGGALQVPRLALTTVMDTTVIVEAFVVVVIGGMGSVWGALLASLLIGVLNAYGVLILPKASIVLMFVVMAVVLIVRPWGLLGRPEIQLRAAGSAVARERRVPWHPAWLAATALVLLALPLLLPTFWVWMAVEIFAFALFAASLHLLMGPGGMVSFGHAAYFGLGAYGAALLLKWAGWPMPLAFLAAPVVAAAAAAVFGYFSVRLTSIYFAMLTLAFAQIVFAVVHQWDAVTGGDNGVLSVWPPPWLKSPMRYYYWALGFAGAGVVLLRVVAASPFGLALRAVRDHARRAEAVGINIRALQWTAFVVAGFFAGLAGAVFVFLKGSVFPVYTETPMSVQPLVMVLLGGIGAPAGPLIGAAAYKLLDTVITRYTDYWQAGLGGILIALVLAFPRGIAGVLDWRRS; encoded by the coding sequence ATGTCCCTCCTCCTCGTCCAGCTGCTGAGCGGCCTCGCCAACGCGATGTTCCTCTTTCTCATCGCGTCGGGGCTGTCGCTCATCTTCGGCGTCACGCGCATCGTCAACTTCGCCCACGGCTCCTTCTACATGCTGGCGGCCTACTTCACGTATTCGCTCTCCGCGGCGCTGCCTCTGGGTCCTGCCGCCTTCTACGCGGCCGCGTTCCTCGCGGCGCTCCTGGTCGCCGCCCTCGGCGGCCTCGTCGAGGTGCTCCTGCTCCGACGTGTGTACCGCGCGCCCGAGCTCTACCAGCTCCTCCTGACCTTCGCGCTGGTCCTGGTCGTCGCCGACGCCGTGCGCTTCTTCTGGGGCGCGGACAACAAGACGGGCCCCGTTGCGCCGGGACTCGCGGGCTCGGTGCCCATCGCCGGCCAGCTCTTTCCCAGCTACGACCTCGCGGTGATCATCTTTGGTCCGCTCGTGGCGCTCGGGCTCTGGCTCGTTTTCCACCGGACGCGCTGGGGCATTCTGATTCGCGCGGCGACGCAGGACCGGGAGATGGTCGCGGCCCTCGGCGTGGACCAGAGGCGCCTCTTCACGGGTGTCTTCGTCCTGGGCTCGTTCCTCGCGGGGCTGGGGGGCGCGCTCCAGGTGCCCCGCCTCGCGCTCACGACGGTGATGGACACCACCGTCATCGTCGAGGCCTTCGTGGTCGTCGTGATCGGAGGCATGGGCTCGGTGTGGGGCGCTCTCCTGGCGTCGCTCCTGATCGGCGTGCTCAACGCCTACGGCGTCCTGATCCTGCCCAAGGCCTCCATCGTCCTCATGTTCGTCGTGATGGCCGTGGTGCTCATCGTCCGGCCGTGGGGACTCCTCGGCCGGCCGGAGATCCAGCTTCGCGCGGCGGGTAGCGCCGTCGCCAGGGAGCGCCGTGTCCCGTGGCATCCGGCCTGGCTCGCCGCGACCGCCCTGGTCTTGCTGGCGCTGCCGCTCCTCCTGCCGACCTTCTGGGTGTGGATGGCGGTCGAGATCTTCGCCTTCGCCCTTTTCGCGGCGAGCCTGCACCTCCTGATGGGTCCGGGCGGCATGGTGTCCTTCGGGCACGCCGCGTACTTCGGCCTCGGAGCCTACGGTGCGGCGCTGCTGCTCAAGTGGGCGGGCTGGCCGATGCCGCTGGCCTTTCTCGCCGCGCCCGTGGTCGCCGCCGCCGCCGCCGCCGTGTTCGGATACTTCAGCGTGAGGCTGACGAGCATCTACTTCGCCATGCTGACGCTCGCCTTCGCCCAGATCGTCTTCGCCGTGGTCCATCAGTGGGACGCGGTGACGGGCGGCGACAACGGCGTCCTGTCCGTCTGGCCTCCGCCGTGGCTCAAGTCACCGATGCGCTACTACTACTGGGCCCTAGGCTTCGCGGGCGCGGGCGTCGTGCTACTGCGGGTCGTGGCGGCCTCGCCCTTCGGCCTGGCCCTCCGGGCGGTGCGGGACCACGCGCGGCGGGCGGAGGCCGTCGGGATCAACATCCGCGCGCTCCAGTGGACGGCCTTCGTCGTCGCGGGCTTCTTCGCCGGTCTCGCCGGCGCCGTGTTCGTCTTCCTCAAGGGCAGCGTCTTCCCCGTCTACACCGAGACGCCGATGTCGGTGCAGCCGCTGGTCATGGTGCTGCTCGGCGGCATCGGAGCGCCCGCCGGCCCGCTGATCGGCGCCGCCGCCTACAAGCTCCTCGACACCGTCATTACCCGCTACACCGACTACTGGCAGGCGGGGTTGGGCGGCATCTTGATCGCGCTCGTGCTGGCCTTTCCGCGCGGCATCGCCGGCGTGCTCGACTGGAGGCGCTCGTGA
- a CDS encoding ABC transporter substrate-binding protein gives MRSRLLLFLITASLALSFPAQAAAQPIKVGEINSYSGIGAPFTGPYKAGVEMAVEEINAKGGVLGRKLEVLFRDDKGQPAEAVKHAQELVESEKVALIAGTFLSNVGLAVSDWAKQNKVMFVAAEPLTEALTWSKGHDYVVRLRPNTYEQGRMLAEKAGKMKYVKWVTIGPNYEYGKRAWETFRDRLKELKPDVQVVGEHWPTLGKIEPGPLVTAIMSQNPDALYVSLFGSDWLAFVREAQKRGLFQKTFVVGILLGEPEYIDPLKLEAPEGMLVTGYPWYDIKSGGHQEWVARYTKRGDKPPVLGSLIGYVTYQSIAEGIRKAGSTDTGKLVAAFKGLKVETPIGPITFRAVDGQSTMGAWVGTTKIDPARGVGIMVNYEYIPGEKVLPSDDEVKKLRPGN, from the coding sequence ATGCGCTCACGCCTACTCCTGTTCCTCATAACGGCCAGCCTGGCGCTTTCGTTTCCGGCCCAGGCGGCAGCCCAGCCCATCAAGGTCGGCGAGATCAACTCCTACAGCGGCATCGGCGCGCCCTTCACGGGGCCGTACAAGGCCGGCGTCGAGATGGCCGTCGAGGAGATCAACGCCAAGGGCGGGGTCCTCGGGCGCAAGCTCGAGGTGCTCTTCCGCGACGACAAAGGCCAGCCGGCGGAAGCGGTGAAGCACGCCCAGGAGCTGGTCGAGTCGGAGAAGGTCGCCCTCATCGCGGGCACCTTTCTCTCGAACGTCGGGCTCGCGGTCTCCGATTGGGCCAAGCAGAACAAGGTGATGTTCGTCGCCGCCGAGCCGCTGACGGAAGCCCTGACCTGGTCCAAGGGGCACGACTATGTTGTTCGCCTCCGGCCCAACACCTATGAGCAGGGGCGCATGCTGGCCGAGAAGGCCGGGAAGATGAAGTACGTCAAGTGGGTGACGATCGGGCCCAACTACGAGTACGGCAAGCGCGCCTGGGAGACCTTCCGGGACCGCCTCAAGGAGCTCAAGCCCGACGTCCAGGTCGTGGGTGAGCACTGGCCGACGCTCGGAAAGATCGAGCCCGGTCCTCTCGTCACGGCCATCATGAGCCAGAACCCCGACGCCCTCTACGTCTCGCTCTTCGGCAGCGACTGGCTCGCGTTCGTCAGAGAGGCGCAGAAGCGCGGCCTCTTCCAGAAGACGTTCGTCGTGGGCATCCTCCTGGGCGAGCCCGAGTACATCGACCCGCTCAAGCTCGAGGCGCCCGAGGGCATGCTCGTGACAGGCTATCCCTGGTACGACATCAAGAGCGGAGGCCACCAGGAGTGGGTCGCCCGCTACACGAAGCGCGGCGACAAGCCGCCGGTGCTCGGCTCGCTGATCGGGTACGTCACCTACCAGTCCATCGCGGAGGGCATCAGGAAGGCCGGCAGCACCGACACCGGCAAGCTCGTGGCCGCCTTCAAGGGGCTCAAGGTCGAGACGCCGATCGGGCCCATCACCTTCCGCGCCGTGGACGGCCAGTCCACCATGGGCGCGTGGGTGGGCACGACCAAGATCGACCCAGCGCGCGGCGTTGGGATCATGGTCAACTACGAGTACATCCCCGGCGAGAAGGTGCTGCCCTCCGACGACGAAGTGAAGAAGCTCCGCCCGGGCAATTGA
- a CDS encoding ABC transporter substrate-binding protein: MDAHAPSKPSLNRRDLLKWGGAGLAAAAAGPAIWTPAHAQSPKRGGTLSLRLWDPPHFDPHLTISYKTHIALTFTHSRLLKHKAGPGVVPGTFPIEGDLAESWTQPNDTTYIFKLRKGVRWQNKPPVNGRELTADDVVYSVERFRTIKGNANAYMLSSLDRVEAPDKYTVKFTLKEPYVWFLDMLANPMAVAVVAKECVEKFGDLKKWESAVGTGPWTLDSYRPNVGYTYVRNPAYLAAGLPYIDKVEVTVDEDNASRMAAFIAGKYDLGWEITGAINRVDWVQIKDTLKQRRPRLQTAEYPSNVMSHISMRTDQKPFSDPRVRQAMSLAIDRQGLIDATAEGVGVFNPPVPAALKEWSLPVAQLGEGAKYYKYDPKEAKRLLGEAGYPNGFPASMCFTTYGSTTLVDGAQLVLKYLKDVGIDTKLDQKEYGAYISTCFYGKFDSLTFGPQTPFLEPDNFLFGQYYPGETKNQSHINDPVVADMLIRQRRTHDVAKRREVIHDIQRHLAKQQHYVQVPSGISIGVWDSALKNYGPNIGYDYGGRLMAAWLER, translated from the coding sequence ATGGACGCCCACGCGCCTTCGAAGCCGTCTCTGAACCGACGCGACCTGCTCAAGTGGGGCGGCGCGGGCCTGGCCGCCGCGGCCGCGGGCCCGGCCATATGGACGCCGGCGCATGCGCAGTCGCCCAAGCGGGGCGGCACGCTCTCGCTCCGCCTCTGGGACCCGCCGCACTTCGACCCGCACCTCACCATCTCGTACAAGACCCACATCGCGCTGACCTTCACCCACAGCCGCCTCCTCAAGCACAAAGCCGGGCCGGGCGTCGTCCCGGGCACCTTCCCGATCGAAGGCGACCTGGCCGAGTCCTGGACCCAGCCCAACGACACGACGTACATCTTCAAGCTCCGCAAGGGCGTCCGCTGGCAGAACAAGCCGCCCGTCAACGGGCGGGAGCTGACGGCCGACGATGTCGTGTACTCCGTCGAGCGCTTCAGGACGATCAAAGGCAACGCCAACGCCTACATGCTGTCGTCCCTGGACAGGGTCGAGGCGCCCGACAAGTACACGGTCAAGTTCACGCTCAAGGAGCCGTACGTCTGGTTTCTCGACATGCTCGCCAACCCCATGGCGGTCGCCGTCGTCGCGAAAGAGTGCGTGGAGAAGTTCGGGGACCTCAAGAAGTGGGAGAGCGCCGTGGGCACCGGGCCGTGGACGCTCGACAGCTACCGCCCCAACGTGGGCTACACCTACGTGCGGAACCCCGCCTACCTCGCGGCGGGCCTGCCCTATATCGACAAGGTCGAGGTGACGGTGGACGAGGACAACGCTTCGCGCATGGCCGCCTTCATCGCGGGCAAGTACGACCTCGGCTGGGAGATCACAGGCGCCATCAACCGCGTGGACTGGGTGCAGATCAAGGACACGCTCAAGCAGAGGCGCCCGCGGCTCCAGACCGCCGAGTACCCCTCCAACGTGATGTCGCACATCTCCATGCGCACCGACCAGAAACCATTCAGCGACCCACGCGTCCGCCAGGCGATGTCTCTCGCCATCGACCGCCAGGGGCTCATCGACGCCACGGCCGAGGGCGTGGGCGTGTTCAACCCGCCGGTGCCGGCGGCGCTCAAGGAATGGTCGCTGCCGGTTGCCCAGCTCGGGGAGGGCGCCAAGTACTACAAGTACGATCCGAAGGAAGCCAAACGGCTGTTGGGCGAAGCCGGTTACCCCAACGGCTTCCCGGCCTCGATGTGCTTCACCACGTACGGCTCAACGACCCTGGTGGACGGGGCGCAGCTCGTCCTCAAGTACCTCAAGGACGTGGGGATCGACACCAAGCTCGATCAGAAGGAGTACGGCGCCTACATCTCGACCTGCTTCTACGGAAAGTTCGACTCCCTGACCTTCGGACCCCAGACGCCCTTCCTCGAGCCCGACAACTTCCTCTTCGGCCAGTACTACCCGGGGGAGACGAAGAACCAGAGTCACATCAACGACCCCGTGGTGGCCGACATGCTGATCCGCCAGCGACGCACCCACGATGTCGCCAAGCGGCGCGAGGTCATCCACGACATCCAGCGCCATCTGGCCAAGCAGCAGCACTACGTGCAGGTCCCGTCGGGCATCTCCATCGGGGTGTGGGACAGCGCGCTCAAGAACTACGGCCCGAACATCGGCTACGATTACGGCGGACGCCTCATGGCGGCCTGGCTGGAAAGGTAG
- a CDS encoding ABC transporter substrate-binding protein, which yields MRTRLSRRDLLKLGSAGLAAAAAPAVWSPVQAQAPKRGGTLSLRLWDPPHFDPHLTISYKTNVLYTFSHSRLLKFKAGPAVQPGTFTLEGDLAESWTQPNDTTYIFKLRKGVRWHNKPPVNGRELTADDVKYTFDRFVNEKGNAYRSMMAALDKVEVVDKYTVKMTLKEPYVWFLDMVANPMALAIIAKEAVEKFGDLKKSEAVIGTGPWMLDTYRPNVGVTYVRNPGYFLSGLPYIDKVEVTIDEDNASRMAAFIAGKYDLGWENPGNINRADWVQIKDTLKQRRPKLQTMEYASNQESHIYMRTDKPPFSDVRVRRAISLAFNRQGIIDALFEGVGIFNPAVPAGLKDWALPVDQLGEGAQYYKFDPARAKKLLAEAGYPNGFPATISYATYGSTILVDSLQLLLKNLKDIGIDAKLIQQEYGAYISTAFYGKYESMAYGPQTPFLDPDNFLFGPHMPGELKNQSHVNDPVLGDMLVRQRRTADVAKRREVLHEIQRYLAKQQYYVYAPSGVNIGVWDGALKNYAPNIGYDWGGRVTAAWLDR from the coding sequence ATGCGCACGAGACTGAGCCGGCGGGATCTGCTCAAGTTGGGCAGCGCGGGGCTGGCCGCGGCGGCGGCGCCCGCGGTGTGGAGCCCCGTTCAAGCGCAGGCGCCCAAGCGAGGCGGGACGCTCTCGCTGCGGCTGTGGGATCCGCCGCACTTCGACCCGCACCTGACGATCTCGTACAAGACCAACGTCCTCTACACCTTCTCCCACAGCCGGCTCTTGAAGTTCAAGGCGGGGCCGGCGGTGCAGCCGGGCACGTTCACGCTCGAGGGCGACCTCGCCGAGTCCTGGACGCAGCCCAATGACACCACGTACATCTTCAAGCTCCGCAAAGGGGTCCGCTGGCACAACAAGCCGCCTGTGAACGGGCGCGAGCTGACCGCCGACGACGTCAAGTACACCTTCGACCGCTTCGTGAACGAGAAGGGCAATGCCTATCGCAGCATGATGGCGGCGCTCGACAAGGTCGAGGTCGTCGACAAGTACACGGTGAAGATGACGCTCAAGGAGCCCTACGTCTGGTTCCTCGACATGGTCGCCAATCCGATGGCGTTGGCCATCATCGCAAAGGAAGCTGTCGAGAAGTTCGGCGACCTCAAGAAGTCCGAGGCCGTGATCGGCACGGGCCCGTGGATGCTGGACACCTACCGGCCGAATGTCGGCGTCACCTACGTGAGGAACCCGGGCTACTTCCTGAGCGGCTTGCCCTATATCGACAAGGTCGAGGTCACCATAGACGAGGACAATGCCTCGCGCATGGCCGCCTTCATCGCGGGCAAGTACGACCTCGGCTGGGAGAATCCCGGGAATATCAACAGGGCCGACTGGGTCCAGATCAAGGACACGCTCAAGCAGAGACGGCCGAAACTCCAGACCATGGAGTACGCCTCCAACCAGGAGAGCCACATCTACATGCGCACCGACAAGCCGCCGTTCAGCGATGTCCGCGTGCGCCGCGCCATCTCGCTGGCCTTCAACCGCCAGGGCATCATCGACGCTCTCTTCGAAGGCGTTGGCATCTTCAACCCCGCCGTGCCGGCCGGCCTCAAGGACTGGGCGCTGCCCGTGGACCAGCTCGGCGAGGGCGCCCAGTACTACAAGTTCGATCCCGCCCGCGCCAAGAAGCTCCTCGCCGAGGCCGGCTACCCCAATGGCTTCCCGGCCACGATCTCCTACGCGACATACGGCTCGACGATCCTTGTCGACAGCCTGCAGCTCCTCCTGAAGAACCTCAAGGACATCGGCATCGACGCCAAGCTGATCCAGCAGGAGTACGGCGCGTACATCAGCACCGCCTTCTACGGCAAGTACGAGTCCATGGCGTACGGTCCGCAGACGCCCTTCCTCGACCCGGACAACTTTCTCTTCGGCCCGCACATGCCCGGAGAGCTCAAGAACCAGAGCCACGTGAACGATCCCGTGCTGGGCGACATGCTGGTCCGCCAGCGCCGCACTGCCGACGTGGCGAAGCGGCGCGAGGTGCTGCACGAGATCCAGCGCTATCTCGCAAAGCAGCAGTACTACGTGTATGCGCCCTCCGGTGTCAACATCGGCGTGTGGGACGGGGCCCTCAAGAACTACGCGCCCAACATCGGCTACGACTGGGGCGGCCGCGTGACCGCGGCCTGGCTCGACCGCTGA
- a CDS encoding ABC transporter permease — MLRRYLLKRLLVAIPSLVIASLIVFTLPRLLPGDAVQLMMEEKAYGKDVDDLRHKLGLDRPIYIQYFAWVGNVVRGNLGESLWTKRTVVEELRMRLPVTLLLGGLAICFAVVIAIPIGVLSAVRADTMRDYVARSAAIIGLSVPSFWIATLVIVLPAIWWGWTPHLGFTEFSKSPTAHVLQFLLPALILGLASAAGIMRLTRAMLLEVLRQDYVRTAWAKGLREGVVVLKHSLKNALIPVVTILGIQLAQIFSGTVIIELIFQLPGMGRFLFDAINQRDYPVIQGINLLVVSIIVLMNLTVDLLYAVLDPRIRYS; from the coding sequence GTGCTGAGGCGGTACCTCCTCAAGCGCCTCCTCGTCGCGATCCCGTCGCTGGTGATCGCCTCGCTCATCGTCTTCACCCTGCCCCGCCTCCTGCCGGGCGACGCGGTCCAGCTCATGATGGAGGAGAAGGCGTACGGCAAGGACGTGGACGATCTCCGGCACAAGCTGGGGCTCGACCGCCCGATCTACATCCAGTACTTCGCGTGGGTCGGCAACGTCGTCCGCGGCAACCTCGGCGAGTCGCTCTGGACCAAGCGGACGGTGGTGGAGGAGCTCCGCATGCGGCTGCCGGTCACGCTGCTCCTCGGCGGCCTGGCCATCTGCTTCGCCGTCGTCATCGCGATCCCCATCGGCGTGCTCTCCGCTGTGCGGGCGGACACCATGCGGGACTACGTCGCGCGGAGCGCGGCCATCATCGGCTTGTCGGTCCCGAGCTTCTGGATCGCCACGCTCGTCATCGTCCTGCCCGCGATCTGGTGGGGGTGGACGCCGCATCTCGGCTTCACCGAGTTCAGCAAGTCGCCCACGGCCCACGTGCTCCAGTTCCTCCTGCCGGCGCTCATCCTGGGCTTGGCCTCGGCGGCGGGGATCATGCGGCTCACGCGGGCCATGCTGCTCGAGGTGCTGCGCCAGGACTACGTCCGCACGGCGTGGGCCAAGGGGCTGCGCGAGGGCGTGGTGGTGCTCAAGCACAGCCTCAAGAACGCCCTGATCCCGGTCGTTACCATCCTCGGGATCCAGCTCGCGCAGATCTTCAGCGGCACCGTCATCATCGAGTTAATCTTCCAGCTGCCGGGCATGGGGCGCTTCCTCTTCGACGCCATCAACCAGCGGGACTACCCGGTCATCCAGGGCATCAACCTGCTCGTCGTGTCCATCATCGTGCTGATGAACCTCACGGTGGATCTTCTCTACGCCGTGCTGGACCCGAGGATCCGCTACTCGTAA
- a CDS encoding ABC transporter permease, producing MARHTDAVATVEPASETWALPRGVRALLLFCRRKPLGALGGFLVLVMLVMAVGAPWIAHYVYDESIPGARMKAPGAQFWMGTDNLSRDMWSRVVYGARVSVTVGFITIALATLIATAVGVSSAYIGGIYDIAVQRVVDAWMSFPYLVIILSLMAVLGPGLMNLILSLSVLVAATSARVIRGAALSVMENPYIESARAMGTGHLRIVLRHVVPNVMATVIIVATIGLGGVILAESSLSFLGLGVPPPQPSWGAMLAGSGRSYMQRAPWMAIFPGLAISLAVFGFNMLGDALRDVLDPRLRGTGTGPAR from the coding sequence ATGGCCAGGCACACCGACGCCGTCGCAACGGTCGAGCCCGCGAGCGAGACCTGGGCGCTCCCCCGGGGGGTCCGGGCGCTCCTGCTCTTCTGCCGGCGCAAGCCCCTGGGCGCCCTTGGCGGATTCCTCGTGCTGGTCATGCTCGTCATGGCGGTGGGCGCGCCCTGGATCGCCCACTACGTCTACGACGAGAGCATACCCGGGGCGCGGATGAAAGCGCCCGGCGCCCAGTTCTGGATGGGCACGGATAATCTCTCCCGCGACATGTGGAGCCGCGTGGTATACGGCGCGCGAGTCTCGGTCACCGTGGGCTTCATCACGATCGCGCTTGCCACCCTCATCGCCACGGCCGTGGGAGTCTCGAGCGCCTACATCGGCGGCATCTACGATATAGCCGTGCAGCGCGTGGTGGACGCCTGGATGTCCTTCCCCTATCTCGTGATCATCCTCTCGCTGATGGCCGTGCTCGGGCCCGGACTCATGAACCTGATCCTGTCGCTGTCCGTCCTGGTCGCGGCAACCAGCGCCCGCGTGATACGCGGCGCGGCGCTCAGCGTCATGGAGAACCCCTACATCGAGTCCGCGCGAGCCATGGGCACCGGGCATCTCCGCATCGTCCTGCGCCACGTGGTGCCCAACGTCATGGCCACGGTCATCATCGTCGCGACCATCGGGCTCGGCGGCGTCATCCTGGCCGAGTCTTCCCTCTCCTTCCTCGGCCTTGGGGTCCCGCCGCCGCAGCCGTCCTGGGGCGCCATGCTGGCCGGCTCGGGCCGCTCCTACATGCAGCGCGCGCCCTGGATGGCCATCTTCCCGGGCCTGGCCATCTCGCTGGCCGTCTTCGGCTTCAACATGCTCGGCGACGCGCTCCGCGACGTCCTCGACCCCCGGCTTAGAGGTACAGGCACCGGCCCCGCCCGTTAG
- the kdsB gene encoding 3-deoxy-manno-octulosonate cytidylyltransferase, producing the protein MNILGVIPARLHSTRLPRKVLREIAGVPMVVYVFRRAQGCRLLSDLLVATDSEEVVEACHAYHIPAVLTSPDHQSGTDRLWEVSRARVADVYVNIQGDEPLVTTGHIETLVRPFLDEPEVQVTTLKIRATPDEVASRTANKVVTDRHGNALYFSRLPIPCDRDNVGGIVYWKHIGMYAYRRQVLEMYHSLPPSALERAEQLEQLRLLEHGIPIRVLETREATIGVDTEEDLKAVAALVASRPS; encoded by the coding sequence GTGAACATTCTGGGCGTCATCCCGGCGCGGCTGCATTCGACCCGACTGCCGCGCAAGGTCCTCCGCGAGATCGCGGGCGTGCCCATGGTGGTCTACGTCTTCAGACGCGCCCAGGGCTGCCGCCTCCTCTCCGACCTCCTCGTCGCCACCGACAGCGAGGAGGTCGTCGAGGCCTGCCACGCCTATCACATCCCGGCCGTCTTGACGTCGCCCGACCATCAGTCGGGGACGGATCGGCTCTGGGAAGTGTCGCGCGCCCGCGTGGCCGACGTCTACGTCAACATCCAGGGCGACGAGCCGCTCGTGACGACGGGCCACATCGAAACCCTGGTACGACCCTTTCTCGACGAGCCCGAGGTCCAGGTGACGACGCTCAAGATCCGCGCGACCCCCGACGAGGTCGCAAGCCGGACCGCCAACAAGGTGGTGACGGACCGCCACGGTAATGCGCTGTACTTCTCGCGGCTGCCCATTCCCTGCGATCGCGACAATGTCGGCGGCATCGTGTACTGGAAGCACATCGGCATGTACGCCTACCGGCGCCAGGTTCTGGAGATGTACCATTCGCTGCCGCCATCGGCCCTGGAGAGGGCGGAACAGCTCGAGCAGCTTCGGCTGCTCGAGCACGGCATCCCGATCCGCGTTCTCGAGACACGCGAGGCTACGATCGGTGTGGACACCGAGGAGGATCTCAAAGCCGTCGCCGCGCTCGTCGCATCCCGCCCCTCTTGA
- a CDS encoding MFS transporter, whose amino-acid sequence MNKPPVATNPEAAAGRWGILALIMAAQTMANVGPLGIPAIAPLIRQDLGLSMAQAGSFLSAYYVGTTLMSLPAGWMADRWGVLATMVLGQAVIAAGLYAVAGTGSFSLLMIVMICAGVGYGMLNPTTAKAAIAWFPRRQRATAVGLKQVGLPLGGAVGASIMPPLALWLGWRPAVALPASLIAVLAAVTWLLYRDPPAAADTDGLSVGPASLRSVLGNRDLWLVSGATMIFAGMQTVWMSFLVLYLTEVLRVSLVHAGRYLVMAQATGIAGRVIFGMLSDRFFGGRRRIVLVIAGVGSTACSLVMAGTGPGTSAWVLAPLALVFGFFGIGWNGVQHTLMAELVGPRGAGTAIGLGLAISSFGVTICPPIFGLAVERLGGFGVPWAALGLVMAATMCLLIPVREGRMETP is encoded by the coding sequence TTGAACAAACCGCCCGTTGCGACCAACCCGGAAGCCGCCGCGGGGCGCTGGGGCATCCTCGCGTTGATCATGGCCGCCCAGACCATGGCCAATGTCGGCCCGCTCGGGATCCCGGCCATCGCGCCGCTGATCCGCCAAGACCTTGGGCTCTCGATGGCGCAGGCGGGCTCCTTTCTGTCCGCCTACTACGTCGGCACCACGCTCATGTCCCTGCCCGCCGGCTGGATGGCCGACCGGTGGGGCGTCCTGGCGACCATGGTGCTGGGACAGGCCGTCATCGCCGCCGGCCTCTACGCCGTCGCGGGCACCGGCTCCTTCTCCCTGCTCATGATCGTCATGATCTGCGCCGGCGTGGGCTACGGCATGCTCAACCCGACGACGGCCAAGGCGGCCATCGCATGGTTCCCACGCCGCCAGCGCGCCACCGCCGTCGGCCTCAAGCAGGTCGGCCTGCCTCTGGGCGGCGCGGTCGGCGCCTCGATCATGCCGCCGCTCGCCCTCTGGCTCGGCTGGCGACCGGCGGTGGCGCTGCCGGCCTCGCTGATCGCGGTACTGGCCGCCGTGACGTGGCTCCTCTACCGAGACCCGCCAGCCGCCGCCGACACGGACGGCCTGTCCGTCGGCCCCGCGAGCCTTCGGAGCGTCCTCGGCAACCGCGACCTCTGGCTCGTCTCGGGCGCCACGATGATCTTCGCGGGCATGCAGACGGTGTGGATGTCCTTCCTCGTGCTCTACCTGACCGAGGTCCTGCGCGTCTCGCTGGTCCACGCGGGGCGCTACCTCGTGATGGCCCAGGCGACCGGCATTGCCGGTCGCGTGATCTTCGGCATGCTCTCCGACCGGTTCTTCGGCGGGCGCCGGCGCATCGTGCTCGTCATCGCCGGCGTCGGCTCGACGGCCTGCTCGCTCGTGATGGCGGGGACGGGGCCCGGCACGAGCGCATGGGTCCTGGCGCCGCTCGCGCTCGTCTTCGGCTTCTTCGGCATCGGCTGGAACGGCGTCCAGCACACGCTCATGGCAGAGCTGGTCGGGCCGCGGGGCGCGGGCACGGCCATCGGGCTCGGGCTCGCCATCTCGTCCTTCGGCGTCACCATTTGCCCGCCCATTTTCGGCTTGGCCGTGGAGCGCTTGGGCGGCTTCGGCGTGCCCTGGGCGGCGCTCGGCCTCGTCATGGCCGCTACGATGTGCCTCCTGATCCCGGTGCGGGAAGGAAGGATGGAGACCCCGTGA